The following are from one region of the Klebsiella sp. WP3-W18-ESBL-02 genome:
- a CDS encoding zinc-binding alcohol dehydrogenase family protein: protein MKAIGYKVPGPIAADAALVDINLPRPVAAGYDILVEVKAVSVNPVDYKVRNSTPPADGDWKVLGWDAAGIVREVGPDVTQFELGDEVYYAGSITRPGTNAEFHLVDARIVGHKPASLSWAEAAALPLTTLTAWEAMFDRLDVAKPVPGAAEAILIIGGAGGVGSIAVQIARQRTDLTVIATASRPETQEWVRGLGAHHVIDHSRPLAPQIAELGIGAPAFVFSTTHTEQHVADIAELIAPQGRFGLIDDPKAFDIMVFKRKAVSIHHELMFTRSIYGTPDMNEQGEILDAMAALVDDGKIRTTLTRRLSPINAANLKTVHALIESGAAKGKIVLEGF, encoded by the coding sequence ATGAAAGCCATTGGTTACAAGGTTCCGGGACCCATCGCCGCGGATGCCGCGCTGGTCGACATCAATCTGCCTCGGCCTGTCGCTGCAGGATACGATATCCTGGTTGAGGTGAAGGCCGTCTCGGTCAACCCGGTCGACTACAAGGTCCGCAACAGCACGCCGCCGGCAGATGGCGATTGGAAGGTGCTGGGATGGGATGCCGCCGGGATTGTGCGCGAGGTCGGCCCCGACGTCACGCAGTTCGAGTTAGGCGACGAGGTCTATTATGCCGGATCGATCACACGGCCCGGTACCAATGCGGAGTTCCATCTCGTCGACGCCCGGATTGTCGGTCACAAACCTGCGTCGCTCTCCTGGGCGGAAGCGGCGGCGCTGCCGCTGACGACGTTGACGGCCTGGGAGGCGATGTTCGACCGCCTGGACGTGGCGAAGCCCGTACCCGGTGCGGCGGAGGCGATCCTCATCATCGGTGGCGCGGGCGGGGTTGGGTCGATCGCCGTCCAGATCGCGCGACAGCGCACGGACCTCACCGTCATCGCCACAGCCTCTCGACCGGAAACCCAAGAGTGGGTAAGAGGGCTTGGAGCTCACCACGTCATCGACCATTCTCGTCCGCTCGCGCCACAGATCGCCGAACTCGGCATCGGTGCTCCCGCTTTCGTCTTTTCGACCACACATACCGAGCAACATGTCGCCGACATCGCCGAACTGATCGCCCCACAAGGACGGTTCGGACTGATCGACGATCCCAAGGCATTCGATATCATGGTTTTCAAGCGCAAGGCGGTGTCGATCCACCACGAGCTGATGTTCACGCGGTCGATCTACGGCACGCCCGACATGAATGAGCAGGGCGAGATTCTGGATGCGATGGCAGCGCTGGTTGACGACGGCAAAATCCGCACGACGCTGACCCGGCGACTGTCGCCGATCAATGCCGCCAATCTGAAGACGGTGCATGCACTGATCGAAAGTGGCGCGGCTAAAGGCAAGATCGTCCTCGAAGGCTTCTAA
- a CDS encoding magnesium and cobalt transport protein CorA translates to MSIIAAYYYNEGKRVREIALDEHVKLGESRSGFCWIALSEPTPEELLAIQRTYNLHPLAIDNAMHPLCPPKLEVYNDELYVVAQTAELVGDRISYGKMAIFTGHNHLITVRHGNAGALGKLREQLEASPTQFGKGVDYVLHAILHRVVDQYLPIFEMIEDDVLAMERRSLHDFLGPEEVARIFELRSELTRFQRTLGAMAELVRKLVRGHFPCISAEMTPYFHDVADHVHRVQSMVDGLLLVLSTVFEASSLLEAQRTGVITRQLAAWAAILAVPTAIAGIYGMNFKHMPELDTAYGYFVVLGVIAISCVFLFVRFKKAKWL, encoded by the coding sequence ATGAGCATCATCGCCGCCTATTATTACAACGAAGGCAAGCGAGTTCGCGAAATCGCGCTCGATGAGCACGTCAAGTTGGGCGAGAGTCGCTCGGGCTTCTGCTGGATCGCGCTTAGCGAACCCACCCCCGAGGAACTACTCGCGATCCAAAGGACATATAATCTTCATCCGTTGGCGATCGACAACGCGATGCACCCGCTGTGCCCGCCCAAGCTCGAGGTCTACAACGATGAGTTGTACGTCGTCGCGCAGACCGCCGAGCTGGTCGGCGACCGGATCAGCTACGGCAAGATGGCGATCTTCACCGGTCACAATCACCTTATCACCGTGCGGCACGGCAATGCCGGAGCGCTGGGCAAACTTCGGGAGCAACTCGAGGCATCGCCGACGCAGTTCGGCAAGGGTGTCGACTATGTGCTGCACGCGATCTTGCATCGCGTGGTCGACCAGTATCTGCCCATCTTCGAAATGATCGAGGACGACGTCCTGGCGATGGAGCGACGGTCGCTGCACGATTTCCTCGGGCCAGAAGAGGTGGCGCGAATCTTCGAACTAAGGTCCGAACTCACGCGGTTCCAGCGCACGCTCGGGGCTATGGCCGAGCTGGTGCGAAAGCTCGTTCGCGGCCACTTTCCCTGCATCAGCGCCGAAATGACACCATATTTCCACGACGTCGCGGACCATGTCCACCGCGTGCAGTCCATGGTCGACGGCCTCCTGCTTGTCCTGTCCACGGTCTTTGAGGCCAGCAGCCTTCTTGAAGCGCAAAGGACGGGGGTGATCACCCGCCAGCTGGCGGCTTGGGCGGCAATACTGGCAGTCCCGACGGCGATCGCTGGAATATACGGCATGAACTTTAAGCACATGCCGGAGCTGGACACGGCCTACGGATACTTTGTCGTGCTCGGAGTGATAGCGATATCGTGCGTTTTCCTATTTGTGCGCTTCAAGAAGGCTAAGTGGCTGTGA
- a CDS encoding glutathione S-transferase N-terminal domain-containing protein: MPDLSSFPITQRWPASHPDRLQLYAAPTPNGVKVSIMLEETGLAYEPHLIDISNNESKDPAFVSLNPNGRIPAIIDPAGPDGRPIALWESGAILLYLADKTGQFISTEPGQRYETLAWVFFQMSAIGPMFGQLGFFLRFGGKDYEDKRPQQRFIDESTRLLGILDRRLEGRDWIVDDYSIADIATLGWVNALVEFYAAGDILGLSSFSNVRAWLGRGLARPAVQRGLHIPARPA; the protein is encoded by the coding sequence ATGCCAGACCTCTCGTCCTTTCCGATCACGCAGCGCTGGCCGGCATCTCATCCCGATCGCCTGCAACTCTACGCAGCCCCTACGCCCAATGGCGTCAAGGTCTCGATCATGCTTGAGGAGACTGGCCTGGCGTACGAGCCCCACCTGATCGACATCTCGAACAACGAGTCGAAGGATCCGGCGTTCGTGTCGCTGAACCCGAACGGACGCATACCGGCGATCATCGATCCGGCTGGCCCTGACGGTAGACCCATCGCCTTATGGGAATCCGGTGCGATCCTCCTCTATCTGGCCGACAAGACGGGTCAGTTCATCTCCACCGAACCAGGCCAGCGTTACGAGACCCTAGCGTGGGTGTTCTTTCAGATGTCGGCCATCGGGCCGATGTTCGGTCAGCTCGGCTTCTTCCTGCGATTTGGCGGCAAGGACTATGAGGACAAGCGGCCGCAACAGCGCTTTATCGACGAATCCACGCGTCTGCTGGGGATTCTGGATCGCCGGCTGGAAGGCCGCGACTGGATCGTCGACGACTATTCGATCGCGGACATCGCGACGCTCGGCTGGGTGAATGCGCTGGTGGAATTCTACGCTGCGGGTGACATCCTTGGCCTCAGCAGCTTTTCGAACGTCCGCGCATGGCTTGGACGCGGGCTGGCTCGACCGGCCGTCCAGCGTGGCCTCCACATTCCCGCGAGGCCAGCATGA
- the msrA gene encoding peptide-methionine (S)-S-oxide reductase MsrA: MHQRAVLAGGCFWGMQDLIRKRPGIISTRVGYTGGDIPNATYRNHGTHAEGIEIVFDPTVTSYRNILEFFFQIHDPTTLNRQGNDRGLSYRSGIYYVDEEQKRVAEDTIADVDASGLWDGKVVTEVQPVGEFWEAEPDHQDYLEKRPGGYTCHFVRPGWVLPKRQKVDDVQPAAGTAAE; the protein is encoded by the coding sequence ATGCATCAGCGCGCTGTTCTCGCAGGAGGATGTTTCTGGGGCATGCAGGATCTGATCCGCAAGCGGCCCGGCATCATCTCGACCCGTGTGGGTTACACGGGCGGCGATATTCCGAACGCCACGTATCGTAATCACGGCACGCATGCCGAGGGGATCGAGATTGTCTTCGACCCGACAGTGACGAGCTACCGGAACATCCTGGAATTCTTCTTCCAGATCCACGATCCGACGACGCTGAACCGCCAGGGCAATGATCGTGGGCTCTCCTACCGGTCGGGCATCTATTATGTCGACGAGGAGCAGAAGCGCGTCGCCGAGGATACGATCGCCGATGTGGATGCCTCGGGGCTGTGGGATGGCAAAGTGGTGACCGAGGTCCAGCCGGTCGGCGAGTTCTGGGAGGCCGAGCCCGATCACCAGGATTATCTGGAGAAGCGCCCGGGCGGCTACACCTGCCACTTCGTCCGTCCCGGCTGGGTGCTTCCGAAGCGCCAAAAGGTTGACGACGTACAGCCAGCGGCCGGGACCGCGGCGGAATAG
- the msrB gene encoding peptide-methionine (R)-S-oxide reductase MsrB: protein MKFEKSQTAIDHLTPEQHRITQEAGTERPFTGEYNDNKEPGIYVDIVSGEPLFASTDKFDSGTGWPSFTKPIVSANVNEVRDSAHGMVRTEVRSVHADSHLGHVFPDGPSDRGGLRYCINSASLRFIPRDEMESEGYGEYLDQVEEA, encoded by the coding sequence ATGAAGTTTGAAAAGTCACAGACAGCAATCGACCACCTGACTCCCGAGCAACACCGAATTACCCAGGAGGCGGGCACCGAAAGGCCCTTCACGGGCGAGTACAACGACAACAAGGAGCCTGGCATCTACGTCGACATAGTGTCGGGAGAGCCACTGTTCGCTTCGACGGACAAGTTCGATTCGGGTACTGGCTGGCCCAGCTTCACCAAGCCGATCGTTTCGGCAAACGTGAACGAGGTGCGGGACAGCGCACACGGCATGGTCCGGACGGAGGTCAGGTCAGTACACGCAGACAGTCATCTCGGCCATGTGTTCCCCGATGGTCCTTCCGACCGCGGCGGTCTGCGGTACTGCATCAACTCAGCGTCCCTTCGCTTCATCCCGCGCGACGAGATGGAGTCCGAGGGATACGGTGAATATCTCGATCAAGTAGAGGAGGCTTAA
- a CDS encoding ISAs1-like element ISPa60 family transposase: protein MSHHIPISDVLVAINDPRQQGKIRHDLVETLVVAICGVLAGADTFIEIELWAEQRLDWFRRILKLPHGIPSHDTFGRLFSLIDPEEFEQAFRCWVAAILPALSPQVVALDGKTSRRSGKKNTAPLHLVSAFAADSGLILGQRATSQKSNEKTAIPELLATLALEGCIVTIDAMGTQPDIAQAILDRGAHYLLAIKGNQPKLAEAIDDFADTFLDGDPARVPHAHFEHVEKDHGRLEVRRCHVFDQLQCLPQPERWPGLRTFVMLESERTVGNQTSLERRYYISSLAPDAERIAHAIRAHWGVENRVHWCMDVIFGDDQMRIRTGHAAHNMAVLKQLTLNLIRLDPVKRKGGIKARRLIAATSDDYRAELLGLR, encoded by the coding sequence ATGTCGCATCACATACCAATCTCCGATGTTCTGGTCGCCATCAATGATCCCCGTCAGCAGGGCAAGATTCGTCACGACCTGGTCGAAACACTGGTCGTGGCTATCTGCGGCGTGCTTGCCGGCGCTGACACCTTCATCGAAATCGAACTCTGGGCTGAGCAGCGGCTGGACTGGTTCCGCCGTATTCTGAAACTACCCCACGGCATTCCCTCACACGACACCTTTGGACGGCTATTCAGCCTGATCGATCCAGAGGAGTTCGAGCAGGCCTTCCGCTGTTGGGTTGCGGCGATCCTACCGGCCCTTTCTCCGCAAGTGGTTGCCCTAGACGGCAAGACCAGTCGCCGCTCCGGCAAGAAAAACACGGCCCCGTTGCACCTGGTCAGCGCTTTTGCGGCTGATTCAGGGCTGATTCTCGGGCAGAGGGCGACCTCCCAGAAGTCCAACGAGAAGACCGCCATTCCTGAGCTGCTGGCCACACTGGCGCTTGAGGGCTGCATCGTGACGATCGATGCCATGGGTACCCAGCCGGACATTGCACAGGCCATTCTCGATCGCGGGGCGCACTATCTGCTGGCCATCAAGGGAAACCAGCCGAAGCTGGCCGAAGCGATCGATGACTTCGCTGACACCTTTTTGGACGGCGATCCTGCCCGGGTACCCCATGCGCACTTCGAGCATGTCGAGAAGGACCATGGCCGGCTGGAGGTTCGTCGCTGCCATGTTTTCGACCAACTCCAGTGCCTGCCACAGCCAGAACGCTGGCCAGGACTGCGCACTTTCGTGATGCTGGAGTCCGAGCGGACTGTGGGCAACCAGACCAGCCTGGAGCGCCGTTACTACATCAGCAGTCTTGCTCCGGATGCAGAGCGCATCGCACATGCCATCAGGGCGCACTGGGGCGTGGAGAACCGCGTCCACTGGTGCATGGATGTCATTTTTGGTGACGATCAGATGCGGATCCGAACCGGGCATGCTGCCCACAACATGGCCGTTCTCAAGCAACTTACATTGAATTTGATCCGGTTGGATCCGGTCAAGCGCAAGGGTGGCATCAAGGCACGAAGGCTGATTGCTGCAACCTCTGATGATTATCGGGCTGAACTATTAGGTCTCAGGTGA